A single genomic interval of Asterias amurensis chromosome 1, ASM3211899v1 harbors:
- the LOC139936010 gene encoding cytochrome P450 3A13-like isoform X2 encodes MESNLNSESVITWLHFVTAGTAVIIGYLVWTYTFFIRNGIPGPLSMPLVTTIKRSREASYRCDEKWIRKYGKVVGFISAFGPTLLISDLKILRQILGPDFKNFHNRPIGGFSRSKRLHSMLITLRDEKWKNMRSVISPAFTSSKIRQMGAILNECAEELLLKKVKQNVKENQPVEIRQLFGTYTIGCIASAGFGLQLNAQPDEGVTIDEFIKNATEFFSRMKSKKWLLFETFGTFIPRFVKLYFDLDLVPQASENFLYEMSEALLKKREEGAVQGHIVDFMQLLINAHELEDDDVSTGERSLSPGPGSKKTKLAMDDVVSQCVMFLLAGYETTLACLVFTTYLLAIHPDIQDKVCAEIQEVLHEAEATRVTLDLANKMPYLGMVINESLRLYPPITRLVRVCNRDTDVQGLHIKQGTRIIAPLWAIQRDPDLWPDPLTFNPDRFSPESQGSTNMDAFLSFGVGPRACLGTRFALMEVKIALVRLLAEFKIEVTKETPATLELSKGLFLATSHPLPLKFVKRA; translated from the exons GTACTTAGTGTGGACTTACACTTTCTTCATTAGAAATGGAATTCCTGGACCACTGTCCATGCCATTAGTCACAACCATCAAAAGATCACGAGAG gcaAGCTACCGCTGCGATGAAAAGTGGATACGGAAGTATGGTAAAGTTGTGGG GTTTATCAGTGCGTTTGGACCTACACTCCTCATATCAGATCTGAAGATCCTAAGACAGATACTTGGCCCGGATTTCAAGAACTTCCACAATCGGCCG ATTGGAGGTTTCTCTCGGAGTAAACGACTACACAGTATGCTGATCACACTGAGAGATGAAAAATGGAAGAACATGCGAAGTGTTATCTCACCTGCCTTCACATCCTCCAAAATCAGACAG ATGGGTGCGATACTAAATGAGTGTGCAGAAGAACTCCTATTAAAGAAGGTGAAGCAGAACGTTAAGGAAAATCAGCCTGTGGAAATCAGACA GTTATTTGGTACGTATACCATTGGATGCATTGCCTCGGCCGGTTTTGGACTACAGCTGAATGCACAACCTGATGAAGGAGTAACTATCGATGAGTTCATAAAAAACGCCACAGAATTCTTCTCTAGAATGAAGTCCAAAAAGTGGCTGCTCTTCGAAACATTTGGAA CTTTCATACCGAGGTTTGTCAAGCTTTATTTTGATCTCGATTTGGTGCCCCAAGCCAGCGAAAACTTCTTGTATGAGATGTCAGAAGCACTCCTGAAGAAACGAGAGGAAGGGGCAGTGCAG GGACATATTGTGGACTTTATGCAGTTGCTGATAAATGCCCATGaacttgaagatgatgatgtcTCTACAGGTGAAAGGTCATTGTCTCCCGGGCCTGGATCTAAAAAGACCAAGCTTGCCATGGATGATGTGGTTTCTCAG TGTGTGATGTTCCTGTTGGCTGGATACGAGACTACATTGGCATGCCTAGTCTTCACCACCTACCTGCTAGCCATTCATCCTGACATCCAAGACAAGGTGTGTGCGGAAATACAAGAGGTCCTTCACGAAGCGGAGGCTACACGTGTGACCCTTGACCTAGCCAACAAGATGCCTTATTTGGGCATGGTCATAAATGAGTCATTGCGGTTGTATCCACCAATTACCAG GTTGGTCAGAGTATGTAACAGAGACACTGATGTACAAGGTCTACACATTAAGCAAGGAACAAGAATCATTGCACCATTGTGGGCCATCCAACGGGATCCCGACCTCTGGCCTGACCCTTTGACCTTTAACCCTGACAG ATTTTCTCCAGAGTCCCAGGGCTCTACCAATATGGATGCCTTTCTCTCGTTTGGTGTTGGTCCTCGAGCGTGTCTCGGCACTCGGTTTGCTTTAATGGAAGTCAAGATTGCCTTAGTACGACTCCTTGCAGAATTCAAGATTGAAGTGACTAAGGAAACTCCG GCCACTTTGGAGCTTAGCAAGGGTCTCTTCTTAGCCACAAGCCATCCTCTTCCCTTGAAATTTGTGAAACGTGCTTAA
- the LOC139936010 gene encoding cytochrome P450 3A13-like isoform X1, which produces MLDLDPMVDPHNNNNAPLTVCGSHIYTGRYGVQFKLRIRYYVATFCHSRDGGHHWVSRQISAGNRPKFGHSYLVWTYTFFIRNGIPGPLSMPLVTTIKRSREASYRCDEKWIRKYGKVVGFISAFGPTLLISDLKILRQILGPDFKNFHNRPIGGFSRSKRLHSMLITLRDEKWKNMRSVISPAFTSSKIRQMGAILNECAEELLLKKVKQNVKENQPVEIRQLFGTYTIGCIASAGFGLQLNAQPDEGVTIDEFIKNATEFFSRMKSKKWLLFETFGTFIPRFVKLYFDLDLVPQASENFLYEMSEALLKKREEGAVQGHIVDFMQLLINAHELEDDDVSTGERSLSPGPGSKKTKLAMDDVVSQCVMFLLAGYETTLACLVFTTYLLAIHPDIQDKVCAEIQEVLHEAEATRVTLDLANKMPYLGMVINESLRLYPPITRLVRVCNRDTDVQGLHIKQGTRIIAPLWAIQRDPDLWPDPLTFNPDRFSPESQGSTNMDAFLSFGVGPRACLGTRFALMEVKIALVRLLAEFKIEVTKETPATLELSKGLFLATSHPLPLKFVKRA; this is translated from the exons GTTTCCCGACAAATTTCGGCCGGGAATAGGCCTAAGTTTGGACATTC GTACTTAGTGTGGACTTACACTTTCTTCATTAGAAATGGAATTCCTGGACCACTGTCCATGCCATTAGTCACAACCATCAAAAGATCACGAGAG gcaAGCTACCGCTGCGATGAAAAGTGGATACGGAAGTATGGTAAAGTTGTGGG GTTTATCAGTGCGTTTGGACCTACACTCCTCATATCAGATCTGAAGATCCTAAGACAGATACTTGGCCCGGATTTCAAGAACTTCCACAATCGGCCG ATTGGAGGTTTCTCTCGGAGTAAACGACTACACAGTATGCTGATCACACTGAGAGATGAAAAATGGAAGAACATGCGAAGTGTTATCTCACCTGCCTTCACATCCTCCAAAATCAGACAG ATGGGTGCGATACTAAATGAGTGTGCAGAAGAACTCCTATTAAAGAAGGTGAAGCAGAACGTTAAGGAAAATCAGCCTGTGGAAATCAGACA GTTATTTGGTACGTATACCATTGGATGCATTGCCTCGGCCGGTTTTGGACTACAGCTGAATGCACAACCTGATGAAGGAGTAACTATCGATGAGTTCATAAAAAACGCCACAGAATTCTTCTCTAGAATGAAGTCCAAAAAGTGGCTGCTCTTCGAAACATTTGGAA CTTTCATACCGAGGTTTGTCAAGCTTTATTTTGATCTCGATTTGGTGCCCCAAGCCAGCGAAAACTTCTTGTATGAGATGTCAGAAGCACTCCTGAAGAAACGAGAGGAAGGGGCAGTGCAG GGACATATTGTGGACTTTATGCAGTTGCTGATAAATGCCCATGaacttgaagatgatgatgtcTCTACAGGTGAAAGGTCATTGTCTCCCGGGCCTGGATCTAAAAAGACCAAGCTTGCCATGGATGATGTGGTTTCTCAG TGTGTGATGTTCCTGTTGGCTGGATACGAGACTACATTGGCATGCCTAGTCTTCACCACCTACCTGCTAGCCATTCATCCTGACATCCAAGACAAGGTGTGTGCGGAAATACAAGAGGTCCTTCACGAAGCGGAGGCTACACGTGTGACCCTTGACCTAGCCAACAAGATGCCTTATTTGGGCATGGTCATAAATGAGTCATTGCGGTTGTATCCACCAATTACCAG GTTGGTCAGAGTATGTAACAGAGACACTGATGTACAAGGTCTACACATTAAGCAAGGAACAAGAATCATTGCACCATTGTGGGCCATCCAACGGGATCCCGACCTCTGGCCTGACCCTTTGACCTTTAACCCTGACAG ATTTTCTCCAGAGTCCCAGGGCTCTACCAATATGGATGCCTTTCTCTCGTTTGGTGTTGGTCCTCGAGCGTGTCTCGGCACTCGGTTTGCTTTAATGGAAGTCAAGATTGCCTTAGTACGACTCCTTGCAGAATTCAAGATTGAAGTGACTAAGGAAACTCCG GCCACTTTGGAGCTTAGCAAGGGTCTCTTCTTAGCCACAAGCCATCCTCTTCCCTTGAAATTTGTGAAACGTGCTTAA